A region of Littorina saxatilis isolate snail1 unplaced genomic scaffold, US_GU_Lsax_2.0 scaffold_629, whole genome shotgun sequence DNA encodes the following proteins:
- the LOC138954383 gene encoding vitellogenin-1-like, which produces MTQEDDLHPVKLEFGSGYSQEQQQFYNSHSSGLLHPGQYSPTHPDPHPFPQNSHHHHLHHSSSPSFNPSSSPPRKHKQHVFRVDTIITDSNGNTSRYDSSDQLSNITAGSNSGVNVNGNSNNKSALGVFNTHSDFGEKTSTGGGSYHTNHSGSNINNTPTTPSGCGMTAGGGGHKRSSTGKSASGSSPTTSTPLGVATSSSKSGSTLGRRLSSASSSHSSHSLGSQESAHPHPPTVMDPTVAALQAAGQAGHHARAASFRAPKGTVKSELKVEEGVMGYVRRNSMPNVCNNLLNVPGTSGSSSSGGDASPDGKDTRIRRVRSFKTTSKGAVVNRGDSFKKKSTHSLMSTGSTVTDNEARARFGSGNNNSLLKTQYGRGEDGGAGAPAYFRVYLMGDAGVGKTSLAIQFLTSENVDHDDGGESAQYFVCVFFLSLTASALFGVMYALNAIRFLFLYDPLESKGQKQ; this is translated from the coding sequence ATGACCCAGGAAGACGATTTGCACCCCGTCAAGCTGGAGTTTGGCAGCGGCTACAGCCAAGAGCAGCAGCAGTTTTACAACAGCCACTCTTCCGGACTCTTACACCCCGGGCAATACAGCCCTACCCACCCAGACCCACATCCCTTCCCCCAAAACAGCCACCATCACCACCTCCATcactcctcctccccttccttcaacccctcctcctccccgcCCCGAAAACACAAGCAACATGTCTTCCGTGTGGACACCATCATCACCGACAGCAACGGCAACACGAGCAGGTACGACAGCAGCGACCAGCTGAGCAACATCACAGCAGGGAGTAACAGCGGTGTCAACGTGAAcggaaacagcaacaacaaaagtgcTCTCGGGGTTTTCAACACCCACAGTGACTTCGGGGAGAAAACTAGCACAGGAGGAGGAAGCTACCACACCAACCACAGCGGtagcaacatcaacaacaccCCTACCACCCCCAGCGGGTGTGGGATGACCGCAGGCGGAGGAGGCCACAAACGGTCCTCCACGGGGAAGTCTGCCTCAGGATCGTCACCAACCACGTCCACTCCGTTAGGAGTCGCAACCAGCTCATCCAAGTCAGGGTCTACCCTGGGCAGGAGACTGAGCTCCGCGTCGTCATCGCACAGCAGCCACAGCCTCGGGTCTCAGGAAAGCgcgcacccacacccacccacagtCATGGACCCCACGGTGGCCGCTCTGCAGGCGGCGGGGCAAGCCGGGCACCATGCCAGGGCCGCGTCCTTCAGGGCACCCAAGGGCACGGTGAAGAGCGAGCTCAAGGTGGAGGAGGGCGTCATGGGGTATGTGCGGCGCAACTCCATGCCCAACGTGTGCAACAACCTGCTCAACGTCCCGGGGACCTCAGGCTCCTCCTCCAGCGGCGGGGACGCCTCTCCGGACGGCAAGGACACCCGCATCCGAAGGGTTCGGTCCTTCAAGACCACCTCCAAGGGCGCCGTGGTCAACCGCGGCGACTCCTTCAAGAAGAAGAGCACGCACAGCCTCATGTCCACGGGGTCCACCGTGACGGACAACGAGGCGCGTGCTCGCTTCGGGAgcggcaacaacaacagcctGCTCAAGACGCAGTACGGGAGGGGCGAGGACGGGGGAGCGGGGGCCCCTGCCTACTTCAGGGTCTACTTGATGGGCGATGCCGGCGTGGGCAAGACCTCCCTGGCCATCCAGTTCCTCACCTCCGAGAACGTCGATCACGATGATGGTGGTGAGTCAGCACaatactttgtgtgtgtcttttttctttccctTACCGCAAGTGCATTATTTGGTGTGATGTATGCCTTGAATGCGATtcgttttttatttttgtatgacCCTCTCGAATCCAAAGGACAAAAACAGTAA